One window from the genome of Nicotiana sylvestris chromosome 9, ASM39365v2, whole genome shotgun sequence encodes:
- the LOC138878485 gene encoding uncharacterized protein encodes MDQGQNSRGLINRARFDRHIGPTEAPCLSEYNFNVNISDIVFAISKIRDVAWPSPVQSDPSQRNHNLVCEFHCTHGHRTEDYQANNQFREREATKKNETDEPQHVIHMILGGIADPQEPMIKRTKISITREKRTRGYITEDALTFNDEYIKTLSQPHNDALVIYFPVNTFQIKCVLVDPASSANIIRPRVVEYLGLLDQIVLAYRVLNGFNMASKIIKGEITLPVFVVGTIQNAKFHVFERDMRYNALLRRPWIHCMRAVPSTLHQMMKFLTKDGIKTVYEEQHASNEMFAVHDVVPPPIPPPQRGPNKQTAK; translated from the coding sequence ATGGATCAAGGCCAGAATTCTCGGGGACTCATTAACAGAGCTAGGTTCGATAGGCACATAGGGCCGACAGAGGCACCctgcttgtcggaatacaacttcaacgtcaacATTTCGGACATCGTATTCGCCATTAGTAAAATTAGAGACGTCGCATGGCCAAgtcctgtacaatcagatccttcgcaaaggaaccataacttggTGTGTGAATTTCACTGCACACACGGTCACAGGACCGAAGACTATCAAGCCAAcaatcagttccgggaaagagaggcgaccaagaaaaatgaaacagatgagccacaacatgtcatccacatgatcttaggAGGCATTGCTGATCCGCAAGAACCTATGATcaagagaacaaaaatatccatcaccagggaaaagcgaactcgaggttacataacCGAGGACGCTCTCACCTTCAACGACGAATATAtcaagaccttgtctcagcctcataacgacGCATTGGTAATCTATTTTcctgtaaatacatttcaaattaaatgtgtacttgtggatccagctAGCTCAGCCAATATTATTAGGCCGAGGGTGGTGGAGTatctcggactgcttgaccaaatcgtgctcGCCTATCGAGTCCTCAACgggttcaacatggcgagcaaAATAataaaaggggaaatcaccctcccagtcttTGTGGTCGGCACtatccaaaatgccaaattccatgtcttCGAAAGAGATATGAGGTACAACGCATTGCtcagaaggccatggatacactgcatgagagcagttcCATctaccctccatcaaatgatgaaatttctgACAAAGGACGGGATAAAAACCGTCTACGAGGAACAACATGCATCAAACGAGATGTTTGCGGTACACGATGTGGTACCGCCGCCAATACCTCCACCGCAAAGGGGGCCAAATAAGCAAACGGCAAAATAG